Proteins found in one Leguminivora glycinivorella isolate SPB_JAAS2020 chromosome 22, LegGlyc_1.1, whole genome shotgun sequence genomic segment:
- the LOC125237842 gene encoding neuropilin and tolloid-like protein 2 isoform X3 codes for MTPLALTFLALVCSIFGTTSEKVKHDQNINAYGINPKLPHVYNNFKNVVNGITTFTLDSKDIQHQPKNWRHFNVNARNKKINKIDHNLVPDELYEAQVQVKQKLSNEYKNKNDVNKDKTENTSRKRQYHIKDRRKRETDEDPRCKPFKLTRENDKIVVKHPKSEKEQENAKPGEGTYTSNTSCFTTIEAVEGQVIELTFIDVFEIEYSPECRNDYLEIRDGKFGYARPEYRYCGKGFPPQITSTGPYLWLRFRSDEIIEYAGFTIEVNFLPRNSRPIDDSCYLTKHQSSDIIDGTSTSSDLEKCRGATPGSMPLDVQWKIETEPGSQIYLNITMFQLANPNNCSKNTVQIFGAKPDFDHLLGEYCSSVAKPLWTEEGKKINPGPANIMYIRLFSVDRKSNFSAVYTKFRTTDSCEKDEFNCKDGTCISSALRCDEIAHCRLKADEDPVECKGEAQSLVRDKDTRTILIVFSLILSGMVSVFLFKCIRKLYNDQKLINEYKAQFHDDLNKAASQLTLDPMRGCKDSLGLENEHFTNEMNRQMHRRRSSSVSMESDLLHSRADDVWPDSEPFVSGSKVRGRKTDYSRGQDSSRERDLPTTVQEIQDIGCQTRDSLFQTAPILPATNGSKSGSNSRAVSGVAPRSPTPHLTVELLRQATAQDISTAPEPDGRPLSTETTKSAPDVIQIY; via the exons ATGACACCGTTGGCTTTGACATTTCTGGCTCTTG tttGTTCCATTTTTGGGACCACATCCGAAAAAGTTAAACATGACCAGAATATTAATGCGTATGGGATCAATCCTAAGTTACCACATGTCTATAATAACTTTAAAAATGTTGTTAATGGTATAACAACTTTTACTTTAGATAGTAAAGATATCCAACATCAACCAAAAAATTGGAGACATTTTAATGTAAATGCTagaaataagaaaataaacaagaTTGATCATAATCTAGTCCCAGATGAATTGTACGAAGCTCAAGTACaagtaaaacaaaaactatcaaatgaatacaaaaataaaaatgatgtcAATAAAGACAAAACTGAAAATACATCAAGAAAGAGACAGTACCATATTAAAGACAGAAGAAAAAGAGAGACAGATGAAGATCCTCGATGCAAACCGTTCAAGTTGACACGAGAAAATGATAAGATAGTCGTGAAGCATCCGAAGAGTGAGAAAGAACAGGAGAATGCGAAACCTGGAGAAGGCACGTACACAAGCAATACCTCGTGCTTTACGACTATAGAAG cTGTCGAGGGCCAGGTGATAGAGCTGACGTTTATAGACGTCTTTGAGATAGAGTACAGCCCTGAATGTAGAAATGATTATTTAGAG ATCCGTGACGGTAAATTTGGCTACGCAAGGCCGGAGTACAGATACTGCGGGAAAGGCTTTCCCCCCCAAATCACCTCCACTGGCCCCTACCTGTGGCTCAGGTTCAGGTCCGATGAGATTATCGAGTATGCTGGCTTCACCATCGAGGTCAACTTTCTCCCTAGGAACAGTC GACCAATAGATGACTCCTGTTACTTAACTAAACACCAATCGAGCGACATCATCGATGGCACCAGCACCAGCTCAGACCTCGAGAAATGTCGAGGAGCCACCCCAGGTTCTATGCCTCTAGATGTGCAGTGGAAGATAGAAACTGAACCAGGGAGTCAG aTATATCTGAACATAACGATGTTCCAGTTAGCTAATCCGAACAATTGCTCCAAAAACACGGTGCAAATATTTGGCGCTAAACCAGATTTTGACCATTT GTTAGGAGAGTACTGCAGCTCCGTAGCCAAGCCTCTCTGGACGGAAGAAGGCAAGAAGATAAACCCCGGCCCGGCCAACATCATGTACATCCGGCTGTTCAGCGTGGACCGGAAGTCCAACTTCAGCGCCGTGTACACTAAATTCCGCACCACCG ATTCGTGCGAGAAGGATGAGTTCAACTGCAAGGACGGCACGTGCATCTCAAGCGCGCTGCGGTGCGACGAAATCGCACACTGCAGGCTTAAGGCGGACGAGGATCCTGTGGAGTGCAAG GGCGAGGCGCAATCCCTGGTGCGAGACAAGGACACCCGCACCATCCTCATCGTGTTCTCACTTATCCTCTCGGGGATGGTCTCCGTTTTCCTCTTCAAGTGCATCCGGAAACTGTACAACGACCAGAAGCTCATCAAT GAGTACAAGGCGCAGTTCCATGATGACCTGAACAAGGCCGCCAGCCAGCTAACCCTCGATCCGATGAGAGGCTGTAAGGACAGCCTCGGCCTCGAAAATGAGCACTTCACCAACGAGATGAACAGACAAATGCACCGACGAAGA TCAAGCAGTGTTAGTATGGAGTCGGATCTGCTACACTCGCGCGCCGACGACGTCTGGCCTGACAGTGAGCCTTTTGTGTCAGGCAGCAAGGTCAGGGGAAGAAAGACGGACTACAGCAGGGGACAAGACTCATCAAG GGAAAGAGACCTACCCACTACAGTCCAGGAGATCCAAGACATTGGGTGTCAGACGAGGGACAGTCTGTTCCAGACGGCTCCTATACTTCCTGCGACTAATG GTTCCAAGTCGGGTTCCAACAGCCGCGCTGTGTCTGGCGTGGCTCCCCGCTCCCCCACCCCTCACCTCACCGTGGAACTACTGCGCCAGGCTACAGCACAAGACATTAGCACTGCTC CAGAACCCGATGGCCGCCCTTTGAGCACCGAAACCACTAAGTCAGCTCCCGACGTCATACAGATCTACTGA
- the LOC125237842 gene encoding neuropilin and tolloid-like protein 2 isoform X4: MTPLALTFLALVCSIFGTTSEKVKHDQNINAYGINPKLPHVYNNFKNVVNGITTFTLDSKDIQHQPKNWRHFNVNARNKKINKIDHNLVPDELYEAQVQVKQKLSNEYKNKNDVNKDKTENTSRKRQYHIKDRRKRETDEDPRCKPFKLTRENDKIVVKHPKSEKEQENAKPGEGTYTSNTSCFTTIEAVEGQVIELTFIDVFEIEYSPECRNDYLEIRDGKFGYARPEYRYCGKGFPPQITSTGPYLWLRFRSDEIIEYAGFTIEVNFLPRNSRPIDDSCYLTKHQSSDIIDGTSTSSDLEKCRGATPGSMPLDVQWKIETEPGSQIYLNITMFQLANPNNCSKNTVQIFGAKPDFDHLLGEYCSSVAKPLWTEEGKKINPGPANIMYIRLFSVDRKSNFSAVYTKFRTTDSCEKDEFNCKDGTCISSALRCDEIAHCRLKADEDPVECKGEAQSLVRDKDTRTILIVFSLILSGMVSVFLFKCIRKLYNDQKLINEYKAQFHDDLNKAASQLTLDPMRGCKDSLGLENEHFTNEMNRQMHRRRSSSVSMESDLLHSRADDVWPDSEPFVSGSKVRGRKTDYSRGQDSSREEERDLPTTVQEIQDIGCQTRDSLFQTAPILPATNGSNSRAVSGVAPRSPTPHLTVELLRQATAQDISTAPEPDGRPLSTETTKSAPDVIQIY; encoded by the exons ATGACACCGTTGGCTTTGACATTTCTGGCTCTTG tttGTTCCATTTTTGGGACCACATCCGAAAAAGTTAAACATGACCAGAATATTAATGCGTATGGGATCAATCCTAAGTTACCACATGTCTATAATAACTTTAAAAATGTTGTTAATGGTATAACAACTTTTACTTTAGATAGTAAAGATATCCAACATCAACCAAAAAATTGGAGACATTTTAATGTAAATGCTagaaataagaaaataaacaagaTTGATCATAATCTAGTCCCAGATGAATTGTACGAAGCTCAAGTACaagtaaaacaaaaactatcaaatgaatacaaaaataaaaatgatgtcAATAAAGACAAAACTGAAAATACATCAAGAAAGAGACAGTACCATATTAAAGACAGAAGAAAAAGAGAGACAGATGAAGATCCTCGATGCAAACCGTTCAAGTTGACACGAGAAAATGATAAGATAGTCGTGAAGCATCCGAAGAGTGAGAAAGAACAGGAGAATGCGAAACCTGGAGAAGGCACGTACACAAGCAATACCTCGTGCTTTACGACTATAGAAG cTGTCGAGGGCCAGGTGATAGAGCTGACGTTTATAGACGTCTTTGAGATAGAGTACAGCCCTGAATGTAGAAATGATTATTTAGAG ATCCGTGACGGTAAATTTGGCTACGCAAGGCCGGAGTACAGATACTGCGGGAAAGGCTTTCCCCCCCAAATCACCTCCACTGGCCCCTACCTGTGGCTCAGGTTCAGGTCCGATGAGATTATCGAGTATGCTGGCTTCACCATCGAGGTCAACTTTCTCCCTAGGAACAGTC GACCAATAGATGACTCCTGTTACTTAACTAAACACCAATCGAGCGACATCATCGATGGCACCAGCACCAGCTCAGACCTCGAGAAATGTCGAGGAGCCACCCCAGGTTCTATGCCTCTAGATGTGCAGTGGAAGATAGAAACTGAACCAGGGAGTCAG aTATATCTGAACATAACGATGTTCCAGTTAGCTAATCCGAACAATTGCTCCAAAAACACGGTGCAAATATTTGGCGCTAAACCAGATTTTGACCATTT GTTAGGAGAGTACTGCAGCTCCGTAGCCAAGCCTCTCTGGACGGAAGAAGGCAAGAAGATAAACCCCGGCCCGGCCAACATCATGTACATCCGGCTGTTCAGCGTGGACCGGAAGTCCAACTTCAGCGCCGTGTACACTAAATTCCGCACCACCG ATTCGTGCGAGAAGGATGAGTTCAACTGCAAGGACGGCACGTGCATCTCAAGCGCGCTGCGGTGCGACGAAATCGCACACTGCAGGCTTAAGGCGGACGAGGATCCTGTGGAGTGCAAG GGCGAGGCGCAATCCCTGGTGCGAGACAAGGACACCCGCACCATCCTCATCGTGTTCTCACTTATCCTCTCGGGGATGGTCTCCGTTTTCCTCTTCAAGTGCATCCGGAAACTGTACAACGACCAGAAGCTCATCAAT GAGTACAAGGCGCAGTTCCATGATGACCTGAACAAGGCCGCCAGCCAGCTAACCCTCGATCCGATGAGAGGCTGTAAGGACAGCCTCGGCCTCGAAAATGAGCACTTCACCAACGAGATGAACAGACAAATGCACCGACGAAGA TCAAGCAGTGTTAGTATGGAGTCGGATCTGCTACACTCGCGCGCCGACGACGTCTGGCCTGACAGTGAGCCTTTTGTGTCAGGCAGCAAGGTCAGGGGAAGAAAGACGGACTACAGCAGGGGACAAGACTCATCAAG GGAAGAGGAAAGAGACCTACCCACTACAGTCCAGGAGATCCAAGACATTGGGTGTCAGACGAGGGACAGTCTGTTCCAGACGGCTCCTATACTTCCTGCGACTAATG GTTCCAACAGCCGCGCTGTGTCTGGCGTGGCTCCCCGCTCCCCCACCCCTCACCTCACCGTGGAACTACTGCGCCAGGCTACAGCACAAGACATTAGCACTGCTC CAGAACCCGATGGCCGCCCTTTGAGCACCGAAACCACTAAGTCAGCTCCCGACGTCATACAGATCTACTGA
- the LOC125237842 gene encoding neuropilin and tolloid-like protein 2 isoform X1, producing MTPLALTFLALVCSIFGTTSEKVKHDQNINAYGINPKLPHVYNNFKNVVNGITTFTLDSKDIQHQPKNWRHFNVNARNKKINKIDHNLVPDELYEAQVQVKQKLSNEYKNKNDVNKDKTENTSRKRQYHIKDRRKRETDEDPRCKPFKLTRENDKIVVKHPKSEKEQENAKPGEGTYTSNTSCFTTIEAVEGQVIELTFIDVFEIEYSPECRNDYLEIRDGKFGYARPEYRYCGKGFPPQITSTGPYLWLRFRSDEIIEYAGFTIEVNFLPRNSRPIDDSCYLTKHQSSDIIDGTSTSSDLEKCRGATPGSMPLDVQWKIETEPGSQIYLNITMFQLANPNNCSKNTVQIFGAKPDFDHLLGEYCSSVAKPLWTEEGKKINPGPANIMYIRLFSVDRKSNFSAVYTKFRTTDSCEKDEFNCKDGTCISSALRCDEIAHCRLKADEDPVECKGEAQSLVRDKDTRTILIVFSLILSGMVSVFLFKCIRKLYNDQKLINEYKAQFHDDLNKAASQLTLDPMRGCKDSLGLENEHFTNEMNRQMHRRRSSSVSMESDLLHSRADDVWPDSEPFVSGSKVRGRKTDYSRGQDSSREEERDLPTTVQEIQDIGCQTRDSLFQTAPILPATNGSKSGSNSRAVSGVAPRSPTPHLTVELLRQATAQDISTAPEPDGRPLSTETTKSAPDVIQIY from the exons ATGACACCGTTGGCTTTGACATTTCTGGCTCTTG tttGTTCCATTTTTGGGACCACATCCGAAAAAGTTAAACATGACCAGAATATTAATGCGTATGGGATCAATCCTAAGTTACCACATGTCTATAATAACTTTAAAAATGTTGTTAATGGTATAACAACTTTTACTTTAGATAGTAAAGATATCCAACATCAACCAAAAAATTGGAGACATTTTAATGTAAATGCTagaaataagaaaataaacaagaTTGATCATAATCTAGTCCCAGATGAATTGTACGAAGCTCAAGTACaagtaaaacaaaaactatcaaatgaatacaaaaataaaaatgatgtcAATAAAGACAAAACTGAAAATACATCAAGAAAGAGACAGTACCATATTAAAGACAGAAGAAAAAGAGAGACAGATGAAGATCCTCGATGCAAACCGTTCAAGTTGACACGAGAAAATGATAAGATAGTCGTGAAGCATCCGAAGAGTGAGAAAGAACAGGAGAATGCGAAACCTGGAGAAGGCACGTACACAAGCAATACCTCGTGCTTTACGACTATAGAAG cTGTCGAGGGCCAGGTGATAGAGCTGACGTTTATAGACGTCTTTGAGATAGAGTACAGCCCTGAATGTAGAAATGATTATTTAGAG ATCCGTGACGGTAAATTTGGCTACGCAAGGCCGGAGTACAGATACTGCGGGAAAGGCTTTCCCCCCCAAATCACCTCCACTGGCCCCTACCTGTGGCTCAGGTTCAGGTCCGATGAGATTATCGAGTATGCTGGCTTCACCATCGAGGTCAACTTTCTCCCTAGGAACAGTC GACCAATAGATGACTCCTGTTACTTAACTAAACACCAATCGAGCGACATCATCGATGGCACCAGCACCAGCTCAGACCTCGAGAAATGTCGAGGAGCCACCCCAGGTTCTATGCCTCTAGATGTGCAGTGGAAGATAGAAACTGAACCAGGGAGTCAG aTATATCTGAACATAACGATGTTCCAGTTAGCTAATCCGAACAATTGCTCCAAAAACACGGTGCAAATATTTGGCGCTAAACCAGATTTTGACCATTT GTTAGGAGAGTACTGCAGCTCCGTAGCCAAGCCTCTCTGGACGGAAGAAGGCAAGAAGATAAACCCCGGCCCGGCCAACATCATGTACATCCGGCTGTTCAGCGTGGACCGGAAGTCCAACTTCAGCGCCGTGTACACTAAATTCCGCACCACCG ATTCGTGCGAGAAGGATGAGTTCAACTGCAAGGACGGCACGTGCATCTCAAGCGCGCTGCGGTGCGACGAAATCGCACACTGCAGGCTTAAGGCGGACGAGGATCCTGTGGAGTGCAAG GGCGAGGCGCAATCCCTGGTGCGAGACAAGGACACCCGCACCATCCTCATCGTGTTCTCACTTATCCTCTCGGGGATGGTCTCCGTTTTCCTCTTCAAGTGCATCCGGAAACTGTACAACGACCAGAAGCTCATCAAT GAGTACAAGGCGCAGTTCCATGATGACCTGAACAAGGCCGCCAGCCAGCTAACCCTCGATCCGATGAGAGGCTGTAAGGACAGCCTCGGCCTCGAAAATGAGCACTTCACCAACGAGATGAACAGACAAATGCACCGACGAAGA TCAAGCAGTGTTAGTATGGAGTCGGATCTGCTACACTCGCGCGCCGACGACGTCTGGCCTGACAGTGAGCCTTTTGTGTCAGGCAGCAAGGTCAGGGGAAGAAAGACGGACTACAGCAGGGGACAAGACTCATCAAG GGAAGAGGAAAGAGACCTACCCACTACAGTCCAGGAGATCCAAGACATTGGGTGTCAGACGAGGGACAGTCTGTTCCAGACGGCTCCTATACTTCCTGCGACTAATG GTTCCAAGTCGGGTTCCAACAGCCGCGCTGTGTCTGGCGTGGCTCCCCGCTCCCCCACCCCTCACCTCACCGTGGAACTACTGCGCCAGGCTACAGCACAAGACATTAGCACTGCTC CAGAACCCGATGGCCGCCCTTTGAGCACCGAAACCACTAAGTCAGCTCCCGACGTCATACAGATCTACTGA
- the LOC125237842 gene encoding neuropilin and tolloid-like protein 2 isoform X5: MTPLALTFLALVCSIFGTTSEKVKHDQNINAYGINPKLPHVYNNFKNVVNGITTFTLDSKDIQHQPKNWRHFNVNARNKKINKIDHNLVPDELYEAQVQVKQKLSNEYKNKNDVNKDKTENTSRKRQYHIKDRRKRETDEDPRCKPFKLTRENDKIVVKHPKSEKEQENAKPGEGTYTSNTSCFTTIEAVEGQVIELTFIDVFEIEYSPECRNDYLEIRDGKFGYARPEYRYCGKGFPPQITSTGPYLWLRFRSDEIIEYAGFTIEVNFLPRNSRPIDDSCYLTKHQSSDIIDGTSTSSDLEKCRGATPGSMPLDVQWKIETEPGSQIYLNITMFQLANPNNCSKNTVQIFGAKPDFDHLLGEYCSSVAKPLWTEEGKKINPGPANIMYIRLFSVDRKSNFSAVYTKFRTTDSCEKDEFNCKDGTCISSALRCDEIAHCRLKADEDPVECKGEAQSLVRDKDTRTILIVFSLILSGMVSVFLFKCIRKLYNDQKLINEYKAQFHDDLNKAASQLTLDPMRGCKDSLGLENEHFTNEMNRQMHRRRSSSVSMESDLLHSRADDVWPDSEPFVSGSKVRGRKTDYSRGQDSSREEERDLPTTVQEIQDIGCQTRDSLFQTAPILPATNGSNSRAVSGVAPRSPTPHLTVELLRQATAQDISTAQPDGRPLSTETTKSAPDVIQIY, translated from the exons ATGACACCGTTGGCTTTGACATTTCTGGCTCTTG tttGTTCCATTTTTGGGACCACATCCGAAAAAGTTAAACATGACCAGAATATTAATGCGTATGGGATCAATCCTAAGTTACCACATGTCTATAATAACTTTAAAAATGTTGTTAATGGTATAACAACTTTTACTTTAGATAGTAAAGATATCCAACATCAACCAAAAAATTGGAGACATTTTAATGTAAATGCTagaaataagaaaataaacaagaTTGATCATAATCTAGTCCCAGATGAATTGTACGAAGCTCAAGTACaagtaaaacaaaaactatcaaatgaatacaaaaataaaaatgatgtcAATAAAGACAAAACTGAAAATACATCAAGAAAGAGACAGTACCATATTAAAGACAGAAGAAAAAGAGAGACAGATGAAGATCCTCGATGCAAACCGTTCAAGTTGACACGAGAAAATGATAAGATAGTCGTGAAGCATCCGAAGAGTGAGAAAGAACAGGAGAATGCGAAACCTGGAGAAGGCACGTACACAAGCAATACCTCGTGCTTTACGACTATAGAAG cTGTCGAGGGCCAGGTGATAGAGCTGACGTTTATAGACGTCTTTGAGATAGAGTACAGCCCTGAATGTAGAAATGATTATTTAGAG ATCCGTGACGGTAAATTTGGCTACGCAAGGCCGGAGTACAGATACTGCGGGAAAGGCTTTCCCCCCCAAATCACCTCCACTGGCCCCTACCTGTGGCTCAGGTTCAGGTCCGATGAGATTATCGAGTATGCTGGCTTCACCATCGAGGTCAACTTTCTCCCTAGGAACAGTC GACCAATAGATGACTCCTGTTACTTAACTAAACACCAATCGAGCGACATCATCGATGGCACCAGCACCAGCTCAGACCTCGAGAAATGTCGAGGAGCCACCCCAGGTTCTATGCCTCTAGATGTGCAGTGGAAGATAGAAACTGAACCAGGGAGTCAG aTATATCTGAACATAACGATGTTCCAGTTAGCTAATCCGAACAATTGCTCCAAAAACACGGTGCAAATATTTGGCGCTAAACCAGATTTTGACCATTT GTTAGGAGAGTACTGCAGCTCCGTAGCCAAGCCTCTCTGGACGGAAGAAGGCAAGAAGATAAACCCCGGCCCGGCCAACATCATGTACATCCGGCTGTTCAGCGTGGACCGGAAGTCCAACTTCAGCGCCGTGTACACTAAATTCCGCACCACCG ATTCGTGCGAGAAGGATGAGTTCAACTGCAAGGACGGCACGTGCATCTCAAGCGCGCTGCGGTGCGACGAAATCGCACACTGCAGGCTTAAGGCGGACGAGGATCCTGTGGAGTGCAAG GGCGAGGCGCAATCCCTGGTGCGAGACAAGGACACCCGCACCATCCTCATCGTGTTCTCACTTATCCTCTCGGGGATGGTCTCCGTTTTCCTCTTCAAGTGCATCCGGAAACTGTACAACGACCAGAAGCTCATCAAT GAGTACAAGGCGCAGTTCCATGATGACCTGAACAAGGCCGCCAGCCAGCTAACCCTCGATCCGATGAGAGGCTGTAAGGACAGCCTCGGCCTCGAAAATGAGCACTTCACCAACGAGATGAACAGACAAATGCACCGACGAAGA TCAAGCAGTGTTAGTATGGAGTCGGATCTGCTACACTCGCGCGCCGACGACGTCTGGCCTGACAGTGAGCCTTTTGTGTCAGGCAGCAAGGTCAGGGGAAGAAAGACGGACTACAGCAGGGGACAAGACTCATCAAG GGAAGAGGAAAGAGACCTACCCACTACAGTCCAGGAGATCCAAGACATTGGGTGTCAGACGAGGGACAGTCTGTTCCAGACGGCTCCTATACTTCCTGCGACTAATG GTTCCAACAGCCGCGCTGTGTCTGGCGTGGCTCCCCGCTCCCCCACCCCTCACCTCACCGTGGAACTACTGCGCCAGGCTACAGCACAAGACATTAGCACTGCTC AACCCGATGGCCGCCCTTTGAGCACCGAAACCACTAAGTCAGCTCCCGACGTCATACAGATCTACTGA
- the LOC125237842 gene encoding neuropilin and tolloid-like protein 2 isoform X2 produces the protein MTPLALTFLALVCSIFGTTSEKVKHDQNINAYGINPKLPHVYNNFKNVVNGITTFTLDSKDIQHQPKNWRHFNVNARNKKINKIDHNLVPDELYEAQVQVKQKLSNEYKNKNDVNKDKTENTSRKRQYHIKDRRKRETDEDPRCKPFKLTRENDKIVVKHPKSEKEQENAKPGEGTYTSNTSCFTTIEAVEGQVIELTFIDVFEIEYSPECRNDYLEIRDGKFGYARPEYRYCGKGFPPQITSTGPYLWLRFRSDEIIEYAGFTIEVNFLPRNSRPIDDSCYLTKHQSSDIIDGTSTSSDLEKCRGATPGSMPLDVQWKIETEPGSQIYLNITMFQLANPNNCSKNTVQIFGAKPDFDHLLGEYCSSVAKPLWTEEGKKINPGPANIMYIRLFSVDRKSNFSAVYTKFRTTDSCEKDEFNCKDGTCISSALRCDEIAHCRLKADEDPVECKGEAQSLVRDKDTRTILIVFSLILSGMVSVFLFKCIRKLYNDQKLINEYKAQFHDDLNKAASQLTLDPMRGCKDSLGLENEHFTNEMNRQMHRRRSSSVSMESDLLHSRADDVWPDSEPFVSGSKVRGRKTDYSRGQDSSREEERDLPTTVQEIQDIGCQTRDSLFQTAPILPATNGSKSGSNSRAVSGVAPRSPTPHLTVELLRQATAQDISTAQPDGRPLSTETTKSAPDVIQIY, from the exons ATGACACCGTTGGCTTTGACATTTCTGGCTCTTG tttGTTCCATTTTTGGGACCACATCCGAAAAAGTTAAACATGACCAGAATATTAATGCGTATGGGATCAATCCTAAGTTACCACATGTCTATAATAACTTTAAAAATGTTGTTAATGGTATAACAACTTTTACTTTAGATAGTAAAGATATCCAACATCAACCAAAAAATTGGAGACATTTTAATGTAAATGCTagaaataagaaaataaacaagaTTGATCATAATCTAGTCCCAGATGAATTGTACGAAGCTCAAGTACaagtaaaacaaaaactatcaaatgaatacaaaaataaaaatgatgtcAATAAAGACAAAACTGAAAATACATCAAGAAAGAGACAGTACCATATTAAAGACAGAAGAAAAAGAGAGACAGATGAAGATCCTCGATGCAAACCGTTCAAGTTGACACGAGAAAATGATAAGATAGTCGTGAAGCATCCGAAGAGTGAGAAAGAACAGGAGAATGCGAAACCTGGAGAAGGCACGTACACAAGCAATACCTCGTGCTTTACGACTATAGAAG cTGTCGAGGGCCAGGTGATAGAGCTGACGTTTATAGACGTCTTTGAGATAGAGTACAGCCCTGAATGTAGAAATGATTATTTAGAG ATCCGTGACGGTAAATTTGGCTACGCAAGGCCGGAGTACAGATACTGCGGGAAAGGCTTTCCCCCCCAAATCACCTCCACTGGCCCCTACCTGTGGCTCAGGTTCAGGTCCGATGAGATTATCGAGTATGCTGGCTTCACCATCGAGGTCAACTTTCTCCCTAGGAACAGTC GACCAATAGATGACTCCTGTTACTTAACTAAACACCAATCGAGCGACATCATCGATGGCACCAGCACCAGCTCAGACCTCGAGAAATGTCGAGGAGCCACCCCAGGTTCTATGCCTCTAGATGTGCAGTGGAAGATAGAAACTGAACCAGGGAGTCAG aTATATCTGAACATAACGATGTTCCAGTTAGCTAATCCGAACAATTGCTCCAAAAACACGGTGCAAATATTTGGCGCTAAACCAGATTTTGACCATTT GTTAGGAGAGTACTGCAGCTCCGTAGCCAAGCCTCTCTGGACGGAAGAAGGCAAGAAGATAAACCCCGGCCCGGCCAACATCATGTACATCCGGCTGTTCAGCGTGGACCGGAAGTCCAACTTCAGCGCCGTGTACACTAAATTCCGCACCACCG ATTCGTGCGAGAAGGATGAGTTCAACTGCAAGGACGGCACGTGCATCTCAAGCGCGCTGCGGTGCGACGAAATCGCACACTGCAGGCTTAAGGCGGACGAGGATCCTGTGGAGTGCAAG GGCGAGGCGCAATCCCTGGTGCGAGACAAGGACACCCGCACCATCCTCATCGTGTTCTCACTTATCCTCTCGGGGATGGTCTCCGTTTTCCTCTTCAAGTGCATCCGGAAACTGTACAACGACCAGAAGCTCATCAAT GAGTACAAGGCGCAGTTCCATGATGACCTGAACAAGGCCGCCAGCCAGCTAACCCTCGATCCGATGAGAGGCTGTAAGGACAGCCTCGGCCTCGAAAATGAGCACTTCACCAACGAGATGAACAGACAAATGCACCGACGAAGA TCAAGCAGTGTTAGTATGGAGTCGGATCTGCTACACTCGCGCGCCGACGACGTCTGGCCTGACAGTGAGCCTTTTGTGTCAGGCAGCAAGGTCAGGGGAAGAAAGACGGACTACAGCAGGGGACAAGACTCATCAAG GGAAGAGGAAAGAGACCTACCCACTACAGTCCAGGAGATCCAAGACATTGGGTGTCAGACGAGGGACAGTCTGTTCCAGACGGCTCCTATACTTCCTGCGACTAATG GTTCCAAGTCGGGTTCCAACAGCCGCGCTGTGTCTGGCGTGGCTCCCCGCTCCCCCACCCCTCACCTCACCGTGGAACTACTGCGCCAGGCTACAGCACAAGACATTAGCACTGCTC AACCCGATGGCCGCCCTTTGAGCACCGAAACCACTAAGTCAGCTCCCGACGTCATACAGATCTACTGA